The Anguilla anguilla isolate fAngAng1 chromosome 4, fAngAng1.pri, whole genome shotgun sequence genome has a window encoding:
- the pars2 gene encoding probable proline--tRNA ligase, mitochondrial: MEAVLWLCCRKLLAHQPRALTQHTRCLSSCAGSALKSSPARSVGTSPLLVSRLFQPSTLREVQELGMEGRAGEIPCKSQRLMLQAGLIHPSNPGCYYYLPATVRAMEKLVRLIDQEMQGIGGQKLDMPSLCAAELWRRSERWDLMGKELFRLRDRHGAEYCLGPTHEEAVTELLASQGTLSYRQLPLLLYQVTRKFRDEPKPRFGLLRGREFYMKDMYSFDTSEEAAHLTYQAVCQAYARLFARLGLRCVQVQADTGNIGGKLSHEFQLPAEIGEDRLLICGNCTFSANVETVEPGKTDCPQCHKGTLAESKGIEVGHTFYLGTKYSHIFNAFYHNDQNKPVLAEMGCFGLGVTRILAAAIEVFSTEDAVRWPGLLAPYQVCVLPPKKGSKTEELAGLAEELCHSLGTSVPRLKGEVVLDDRTQLTIGKRFKDAGRLGYPYVIVVGKSAAEEQPRFEVCCQQSGETLFLSREGLMDLLSEVETV, encoded by the exons ATGGAAGCTGTCCTGTGGCTATGCTGTCGAAAGCTGCTGGCCCATCAGCCTAGAGCTTTGACCCAGCACACACGATGCCTTTCTAGCTGTGCTGGGTCAGCCCTGAAATCCAGCCCTGCCCGTTCCGTAGGCACATCTCCCCTGCTGGTGTCCCGGCTCTTCCAGCCTTCCACCCTGCGGGAGGTGCAGGAGCTAGGGATGGAGGGCCGGGCAGGGGAGATTCCCTGCAAGAGCCAGAGGCTAATGCTGCAGGCCGGCCTCATCCACCCCTCCAATCCTGGCTGCTACTACTACCTCCCAGCCACAGTGCGCGCCATGGAGAAGCTGGTGCGCCTCATCGACCAGGAGATGCAGGGCATCGGAGGGCAAAAGCTGGACATGCCCAGTCTGTGCGCTGCGGAGCTGTGGAGGCGCAGCGAGCGCTGGGACCTCATGGGCAAGGAGCTGTTCCGCTTAAGGGACCGTCATGGGGCAGAATACTGCCTGGGCCCCACTCACGAGGAGGCCGTGACTGAGCTCCTGGCCTCTCAGGGAACCCTGTCTTACAGACAGCTCCCTCTTCTGCTCTATCAG GTGACGCGGAAATTTCGCGATGAGCCAAAGCCGAGATTTGGGCTGCTTCGAGGCCGGGAGTTCTACATGAAGGACATGTACTCCTTTGACACCAGCGAAGAGGCTGCCCATCTCACCTACCAGGCTGTGTGCCAGGCGTACGCCCGCCTGTTTGCCAGACTGGGGCTGCGCTGTGTCCAGGTGCAGGCTGACACAGGGAACATTGGGGGAAAACTGTCTCATGAGTTCCAGCTACCGGCGGAGATTGGCGAGGACAGGTTGCTCATCTGCGGGAACTGCACTTTCTCTGCCAACGTGGAAACCGTCGAACCGGGGAAGACGGACTGTCCGCAGTGCCACAAGGGCACCCTGGCAGAGTCGAAAGGCATCGAGGTGGGGCACACTTTCTACCTGGGCACTAAGTACTCCCATATATTCAATGCTTTTTACCACAATGATCAGAACAAGCCGGTGCTCGCTGAGATGGGCTGCTTTGGGCTGGGGGTCACGCGCATCCTGGCTGCAGCCATCGAGGTGTTCTCCACCGAGGACGCCGTCCGATGGCCGGGCCTGCTGGCACCCTACCAGGTCTGCGTCCTGCCTCCTAAGAAGGGCAGCAAGACCGAGGAGCTGGCTGGCCTGGCAGAAGAGCTGTGCCACAGTCTGGGGACGTCCGTGCCCAGGCTGAAAGGCGAGGTGGTCCTGGATGATCGGACACAACTGACCATAGGGAAGCGTTTTAAGGATGCCGGCCGGTTGGGGTACCCTTACGTGATTGTGGTCGGGAAGAGTGCGGCTGAGGAGCAGCCACGGTTTGAGGTGTGCTGCCAACAAAGTGGGGAGACACTGTTCCTCAGCAGGGAGGGGCTGATGGACCTTTTGAGTGAAGTGGAGACTGTCTGA
- the si:ch211-121a2.4 gene encoding transmembrane protein 205, producing MNNLEEPILKLLHLALLSTFWGMQFWYIFFTTFVMGYALNRHTHGYIQSRLLPFYHRIASACAFFSLILFELYHPHHQMSDKETFQIFILFACVMAATLNSHYFGAMTWEIMADMHLIEQSWGMSKNIWLSASSEAYDKLSQSNSEYKRLSYQLWFYHWLSSLCNLCCLICNSCSMYYLAQNFCAL from the exons ATGAATAACCTGGAGGAGCCAATACTCAAGCTGCTGCACCTCGCCCTGCTCTCCACCTTCTGGGGCATGCAGTTTTGGTACATCTTTTTTACAA CCTTTGTGATGGGCTATGCtctgaacagacacacacatggataTATCCAGAGTCGACTATTGCCTTTCTACCACCGTATCGCCTCTGCCTGTGCCTTCTTCAGTCTTATCTTATTTGAACTGTATCATCCCCACCACCAGATGAGTGACAAGGAGACCTTCCAG atcttcattttatttgcatgtgtgaTGGCAGCCACTCTGAATTCCCACTACTTTGGTGCAATGACGTGGGAAATCATGGCTGACATGCACCTTATTGAACAATCCTGGGGCATGAGCAAGAACATCTGGCTCTCAGCCAGCAGCGAGGCCTATGACAAGCTATCCCAATCAAATTCTGAGTACAAGAGGCTGAGCTACCAGCTGTGGTTCTACCACTGGCTGTCCTCCCTCTGTAACCTCTGCTGCCTCATTTGCAATAGCTGTAGCATGTATTACCTGGCACAGAATTTCTGTGCGCTGTGA